The Vigna unguiculata cultivar IT97K-499-35 chromosome 6, ASM411807v1, whole genome shotgun sequence genome contains a region encoding:
- the LOC114188862 gene encoding pentatricopeptide repeat-containing protein At4g33990, with protein MLSLRKSLPTRYFRPISTVFPLQRWIHRIFSSATVSFQQVSHDRENKINVVFHSCTEIGTAKQLHALLTVLGKAQNVVLFTQLVTLYATLGDLSLSRNTFKHIQRKNIFTWNSMVAAYVRCGRYRDAMDCASKLLSNSGVRPDFYTFPPVLKACMSVVDGEKMHCWVLKMGFEHDVYVAASLIHLYSRFSAVDVAHKVFDDMLVRDIGSWNAMISGFLQNGKATRALGVLGRMKVEGVEMDTVTVASVLPVCAQVNDVVCGMLVHLYVIKHGLESDVFVCNALINMYSKFGRLQDAQRIFDGMKVRDVVSWNSIIAAYEQNDDPVTALGFFKEMQFVAMGPDLLTVVSLISIFVQLSDLRIGRAVHGFVVRRGWLEEDVVIGNALVNMYAKLGLIDCALAVFEQLPRRDVISWNTLITGYAQNGLASEAIDAYNMMGECRAIIPNQGTWVSILPAYSHIGALQQGMKIHGRLIKNSLYLDVFVATCLIDMYGECGKLEDAMSLFYEIPRETSVPWNAIISSLGIHGHGKEAVQLFKDMQAEGVKADHITFVSLLSACSHSGLVDEGQWCFDLMQKDCGVKPNLKHYGCMVDLFGRAGYLEKAYNLVNNMPIQADASIWGTLLAACRIHGNAELGTFALDRLLEVDSENVGYYVLLSNIYANVGKWEGAVKVRSLAKDRGLRKTPGWSSVVVGSVVEVFYAGNQTHPQCTEIYNEIRVLNAKMKSLGYVPDYSFVLQDVEEDEKEQILTSHSERLAIAFGLISTPPKSPIRIFKNLRVCGDCHNATKYISKITEREIIVRDSNRFHHFKDGFCSCGDYW; from the coding sequence ATGCTTTCTCTTCGCAAATCGTTGCCAACTCGCTATTTCAGGCCAATTTCCACGGTGTTCCCATTGCAACGGTGGATTCACCGCATTTTTTCATCAGCAACAGTTTCTTTCCAACAGGTATCACATGACCGTGAGAACAAGATCAACGTTGTATTCCATTCTTGCACCGAGATTGGTACTGCCAAGCAGCTTCACGCGCTTCTTACGGTGTTGGGTAAGGCTCAAAATGTCGTTTTGTTCACCCAGCTTGTTACTTTGTATGCCACTCTTGGGGACCTCTCATTGTCTCGCAACACTTTTAAGCACATTCAGAGGAAGAACATTTTCACATGGAACTCAATGGTGGCTGCTTATGTTCGGTGCGGGAGATACCGTGATGCTATGGATTGTGCCAGTAAGTTGTTATCTAATTCTGGTGTAAGACCTGACTTTTACACTTTCCCCCCAGTGTTGAAGGCGTGCATGAGTGTGGTTGATGGGGAGAAGATGCATTGCTGGGTTTTGAAGATGGGTTTTGAGCATGATGTGTATGTGGCTGCTTCCTTGATCCATCTGTATTCAAGGTTTAGTGCTGTGGATGTTGCCCACAAGGTATTTGATGATATGCTCGTACGGGATATAGGGTCTTGGAACGCGATGATTTCGGGGTTTCTTCAGAATGGGAAAGCAACCAGGGCGTTGGGTGTTTTGGGTAGGATGAAGGTTGAAGGGGTGGAGATGGATACAGTTACGGTGGCTAGTGTGCTTCCTGTTTGTGCGCAAGTGAATGATGTTGTTTGTGGGATGTTGGTTCATTTGTACGTGATAAAGCATGGGTTGGAAAGTGATGTTTTTGTTTGCAATGCTTTGATTAATATGTATTCGAAGTTTGGTAGGCTGCAGGATGCACAGAGGATTTTTGATGGCATGAAGGTGAGAGATGTGGTGTCTTGGAATTCTATAATAGCTGCATATGAGCAGAATGATGATCCAGTTACTGCACTTGGTTTCTTTAAAGAGATGCAGTTTGTGGCAATGGGACCTGACTTATTGACAGTTGTGAGTTTGATCTCAATTTTTGTTCAGTTAAGTGATCTGAGGATTGGCAGGGCTGTTCATGGATTTGTTGTGAGGCGTGGTTGGCTTGAGGAAGATGTTGTTATTGGTAATGCTCTTGTGAATATGTATGCCAAATTGGGTTTGATAGATTGTGCACTTGCAGTTTTCGAACAGCTTCCTAGAAGAGATGTAATTTCATGGAACACTTTGATCACAGGTTACGCTCAAAATGGTCTTGCAAGTGAGGCAATTGATGCTTACAACATGATGGGAGAATGCAGAGCGATAATCCCCAACCAAGGAACATGGGTGAGCATTCTCCCAGCATATTCCCATATTGGAGCTTTGCAACAAGGAATGAAAATTCATGGGAGGCTAATCAAGAATTCTCTTTACTTGGATGTATTTGTGGCTACCTGCCTAATTGACATGTATGGGGAATGTGGGAAGTTAGAGGATGCAATGTCCCTATTCTATGAAATTCCCCGGGAAACTTCAGTCCCTTGGAATGCAATAATATCTTCTCTCGGGATTCACGGGCATGGAAAAGAAGCTGTGCAACTTTTCAAGGATATGCAAGCTGAAGGGGTAAAGGCTGACCATATAACTTTTGTATCATTGTTGTCGGCTTGTAGCCATTCGGGTTTAGTTGATGAGGGTCAATGGTGCTTTGATTTGATGCAGAAAGATTGTGGGGTCAAGCCCAATTTGAAACATTATGGCTGCATGGTGGATTTATTTGGAAGAGCTGGGTATTTGGAGAAGGCATATAATTTAGTAAACAATATGCCCATACAAGCAGATGCATCCATTTGGGGTACTCTCCTTGCTGCTTGTAGAATACATGGAAATGCTGAATTGGGTACTTTTGCTTTAGATCGCTTGTTGGAAGTTGATTCAGAGAACGTTGGCTATTATGTTTTGCTGTCAAATATCTATGCAAATGTTGGGAAATGGGAAGGAGCAGTTAAAGTAAGATCCTTAGCCAAAGATAGAGGATTGAGGAAAACTCCTGGATGGAGCTCTGTTGTAGTAGGTAGTGTAGTTGAAGTCTTTTATGCAGGGAACCAAACTCATCCACAATGTACAGAGATATACAATGAAATAAGGGTTTTGAATGCTAAAATGAAAAGCCTCGGTTATGTTCCAGACTATAGTTTTGTCCTACAAGACGTTGAGGAGGATGAGAAAGAGCAAATTTTGACAAGTCACAGTGAGAGGTTGGCCATTGCATTTGGACTTATCAGCACCCCACCAAAAAGTCCCATTAGGATATTTAAAAACTTGCGTGTTTGTGGTGATTGCCACAATGCTACCAAGTACATATCCAAAATTACTGAAAGGGAAATTATTGTGAGGGATTCTAACCGTTTTCATCACTTTAAAGACGGGTTTTGTTCATGTGGTGATTACTGGTGA
- the LOC114186752 gene encoding glutamyl-tRNA(Gln) amidotransferase subunit A, chloroplastic/mitochondrial, translated as MLLSTLQTPRSLSRLSLTRHSHSYTSRASLTDQTPTLTTSPPPHSEILSTRQTLLSRRASAADLALSRLAHLRLAEPRLRAFLHLPDDDALLAQARRVDARIAAGDDPGPLAGVLIGVKDNICTKDMPSTGGSRVLAGYRPPFDATAVKRVRELGGIVVGKTNMDEFGMGSTTEASAFQVTANPWDESRVPGGSSGGSAAAVSARQCVVSLGSDTGGSVRQPASFCGVVGLKPTYGRVSRFGLMAYASSLDTIGCFGSSVADTGILLHAIAGHDRFDATSSKQDVPDFQSHFVSVSSLESKPLKGLRVGLIRETIDKGVDAGVISAIRAAAMHFEELGCSVNEVSLPSFSLGLPAYYILAVSESSSNLSRYDGIRYGNQVYADELDSLYGGSRAEGFGSEVKMRILMGTYALSAGYYDAYYKRAQQVRTIIRNSFKEALSQNDILISPAAPSAAYKIGEKKNDPLAMYAGDIMTVNVNLAGLPALVLPCGFVEDGPAGLPVGMQMIGAAFNEGELLRVGHIFEQTLENCRFVPPFVADDDIAF; from the exons ATGCTACTATCCACACTTCAAACCCCTCGCTCCCTCTCTCGCCTCTCACTCACTCGCCACTCCCACTCCTACACCTCACGCGCCTCCCTTACTGACCAAACCCCAACCCTCACCACCTCGCCTCCGCCGCACTCCGAAATCCTCTCCACCCGTCAAACCCTCCTCTCGCGCCGTGCCTCCGCCGCTGACCTCGCTCTCTCCCGCCTCGCGCACCTCCGCCTCGCCGAGCCCCGTCTCCGCGCTTTCCTCCACCTCCCAGACGACGATGCCCTGCTTGCCCAGGCCCGCCGAGTCGATGCCCGCATCGCCGCCGGCGACGACCCCGGTCCCCTCGCCGGGGTGCTCATCGGCGTGAAAGACAACATTTGTACAAAGGACATGCCGTCTACGGGTGGTTCGCGCGTCCTGGCTGGATACCGGCCGCCGTTCGACGCGACGGCGGTGAAGAGAGTGAGGGAACTGGGCGGAATTGTGGTTGGGAAAACCAATATGGATGAGTTTGGAATGGGAAGCACCACTGAAGCTTCTGCATTTCAG GTGACTGCCAACCCGTGGGATGAGTCTAGGGTGCCAGGAGGATCATCAGGAGGATCAGCAGCTGCAGTTTCTGCCAGGCAGTGTGTTGTATCGTTGGGAAGTGACACAGGCGGAAGTGTGAGGCAGCCGGCATCTTTTTGTGGTGTTGTAGGTTTGAAGCCAACATATGGGCGTGTTTCAAGATTTGGACTTATGGCATATGCATCATCACTTGATACCATTGGCTGCTTTGGTTCATCAGTTGCCGATACTGGGATTCTCCTTCATGCAATTGCTGGTCATGATAGATTTGATGCCACGTCAAGTAAGCAG GATGTGCCTGACTTTCAGTCCCACTTTGTCTCTGTGAGCTCCTTGGAAAGTAAACCCTTGAAGGGACTGAGAGTTGGTCTGATCCGTGAAACAATTGACAAGGGTGTTGATGCTGGAGTAATTTCAGCAATTCGTGCTGCTGCTATGCATTTTGAGGAATTAGGATGCTCTGTGAATGAG GTCTCACTGCCATCCTTTTCCCTTGGGTTGCCTGCATATTATATCCTTGCTGTGTCTGAATCATCTTCCAACTTGTCTCGCTATGATGGTATCAG atatggAAACCAAGTTTATGCTGACGAACTAGATTCTCTTTATGGAGGTTCCCGAGCTGAAGGGTTTGGTTCTGAG GTCAAAATGAGAATTTTAATGGGAACATATGCCCTCTCAGCTGGTTACTATGATGCATATTACAAACGTGCACAGCAg GTAAGGACCATAATTAGGAATAGCTTTAAGGAGGCACTGAGTCAAAATGACATCTTGATTTCCCCTGCAGCTCCTTCAGCTGCTTATAAAATTG gtgaaaagaaaaatgatccTTTAGCTATGTATGCAGGCGATATTATGACC GTAAACGTTAATCTAGCTGGATTACCTGCCTTGGTTTTGCCATGTGGCTTTGTTGAGGATGGACCTGCAGGCCTTCCTGTTGGTATGCAAATGATTGGTGCAGCCTTTAATGAG GGAGAACTGCTGAGAGTGGGACACATCTTTGAGCAAACTCTTGAAAATTGCAGATTTGTTCCACCGTTTGTAGCTGATGATGACATTGCATTCTGA